In the genome of Kitasatospora cathayae, one region contains:
- the topA gene encoding type I DNA topoisomerase has protein sequence MSPSSETAHGQRLVIVESPAKAKTIKGYLGPGYIVEASVGHIRDLPSTAAEVPDKYTGEVRRLGVDVDHDFAPIYVVNADKKSQVSKLKSLLAESDELFLATDEDREGEAIAWHLQQVLKPKVPVHRMVFHEITKSAIQEAVANPRELNQRLVDAQETRRILDRLYGFEVSPVLWKKVMPKLSAGRVQSVATRLVVERERERMAFRTASYWDLVGTFGTGRTPADAANPETFGARLASVDGKRIASGRDFGSDGRLKAGSTNTLHLDEQAARRLAAALAQTAFSVRSVESKPYRRSPYAPFRTTTLQQEASRKLGFGAKRTMQVAQKLYENGFITYMRTDSTTLSDTAISAARAQVTQLYGADYLPDAPRTYASKVKNAQEAHEAVRPSGDRFRTPAETGLSGDDFKLYELIWMRTVASQMKDAVGQSVTVRVGGASADGRDVEFSASGKIITFHGFLKAYVEGADDPNAELDDRERRLPQVAQGDPLAADRITPEGHATKPPARYTEASLVKELEDREIGRPSTYASIIDTIIQRRYVFKKGTALVPSFLSFAVVNLLEKHFGRLVDYDFTAKMEDDLDRIAAGEAQSVPWLKRFYFGEGEGAAGGAAEAGNGDGDHLGGLKELVTDLGAIDAREISSFRISDDITLRVGRYGPYVERASAVEGEPGQRADIPDELPPDELTVELAEELLAKPSGDFELGPDPVSGNMLVAKDGRYGPYVTEILPEGTPKTGKNAVKPRTASLFKTMSLDTVTLEDALRLLSLPRVVGTDPEGAEITAQNGRYGPYLKRGTDSRSLSSEDQLFTITLEEALAIYAQPKQRGRAAAAPPLKELGTDPVSERPVVVKDGRFGPYVTDGETNATLRKDDDVETITPERGYELLAEKRARGPVKKAAKKAPAKKAAAKKTTTTKTAATKTAAKKTAAKKTTTTKTTTAKTAAKKTAAKKAAAGKPTATDEG, from the coding sequence GTGTCCCCGAGCAGCGAGACCGCGCACGGACAGCGACTCGTCATTGTCGAGTCGCCGGCCAAGGCGAAGACGATCAAGGGCTACCTGGGCCCCGGCTACATCGTCGAGGCGAGCGTCGGGCACATCCGCGACCTGCCCAGCACCGCGGCCGAGGTGCCGGACAAGTACACCGGCGAGGTGCGCCGCCTCGGGGTGGACGTCGACCACGACTTCGCGCCCATCTACGTGGTCAACGCGGACAAGAAGTCCCAGGTCAGCAAGTTGAAGTCGCTGCTCGCGGAGTCCGACGAGCTCTTCCTCGCCACCGACGAGGACCGCGAGGGCGAAGCCATCGCGTGGCACCTCCAGCAGGTGCTCAAGCCCAAGGTGCCGGTGCACCGGATGGTGTTCCACGAGATCACCAAGTCGGCGATCCAGGAGGCGGTGGCCAACCCGCGCGAGCTGAACCAGCGCTTGGTCGACGCCCAGGAGACCCGCCGCATCCTCGACCGCCTCTACGGCTTCGAGGTCTCGCCGGTGCTGTGGAAGAAGGTCATGCCGAAGCTGTCGGCGGGCCGGGTGCAGTCCGTGGCGACCCGTCTGGTGGTCGAGCGGGAGCGCGAGCGGATGGCCTTCCGCACCGCCTCGTACTGGGACCTGGTCGGCACCTTCGGCACCGGCCGGACCCCGGCGGACGCCGCCAACCCGGAGACCTTCGGCGCCCGGCTGGCCTCGGTCGACGGCAAGCGGATCGCCAGCGGCCGCGACTTCGGTTCGGACGGGCGGCTCAAGGCCGGCAGCACCAACACCCTGCACCTGGACGAGCAGGCCGCCCGCCGGCTGGCCGCCGCCCTCGCGCAGACCGCGTTCAGCGTCCGCAGCGTCGAGTCCAAGCCGTACCGCCGCTCGCCGTACGCGCCGTTCCGCACCACCACGCTCCAGCAGGAGGCCAGCCGCAAGCTGGGCTTCGGCGCCAAGCGGACCATGCAGGTGGCCCAGAAGCTGTACGAGAACGGCTTCATCACCTACATGCGCACCGACTCGACCACGCTGTCGGACACCGCGATCTCCGCCGCCCGCGCGCAGGTCACCCAGCTGTACGGCGCCGACTACCTGCCGGACGCCCCGCGCACCTATGCCAGCAAGGTCAAGAACGCGCAGGAGGCGCACGAGGCCGTCCGCCCCTCCGGCGACCGCTTCCGCACCCCCGCCGAGACCGGTCTGAGCGGTGACGACTTCAAGCTGTACGAGCTGATCTGGATGCGCACCGTCGCCTCCCAGATGAAGGACGCGGTCGGCCAGTCGGTCACCGTCCGGGTCGGCGGCGCCTCCGCCGACGGCCGGGACGTCGAGTTCTCCGCCTCCGGCAAGATCATCACCTTCCACGGCTTCCTCAAGGCCTACGTCGAGGGCGCCGACGACCCGAACGCCGAGCTCGACGACCGCGAGCGCCGGCTGCCGCAGGTCGCCCAGGGCGACCCGCTGGCCGCCGACCGGATCACCCCCGAGGGCCACGCCACCAAGCCGCCGGCCCGCTACACCGAGGCCTCGCTGGTCAAGGAGCTCGAGGACCGGGAGATCGGCCGCCCCTCCACCTACGCGTCGATCATCGACACGATCATCCAACGCCGGTACGTGTTCAAGAAGGGCACGGCGCTCGTCCCGTCCTTCCTCTCCTTCGCCGTGGTCAACCTGCTGGAGAAGCACTTCGGCCGGCTGGTCGACTACGACTTCACCGCCAAGATGGAGGACGACCTCGACCGGATCGCCGCCGGTGAGGCGCAGTCCGTGCCGTGGCTGAAGCGCTTCTACTTCGGCGAGGGCGAGGGCGCGGCCGGCGGTGCCGCCGAGGCCGGCAACGGCGACGGCGACCACCTGGGCGGCCTGAAGGAGCTGGTCACCGACCTGGGCGCGATCGACGCCCGGGAGATCAGCTCGTTCCGGATCAGCGACGACATCACCCTGCGGGTCGGCCGCTACGGCCCGTACGTCGAGCGGGCCTCCGCCGTCGAGGGCGAGCCCGGCCAGCGCGCAGACATCCCGGACGAGCTGCCGCCGGACGAGCTGACCGTCGAGCTGGCCGAGGAGCTGCTGGCCAAGCCCAGCGGCGACTTCGAGCTCGGCCCGGACCCGGTCAGCGGCAACATGCTGGTCGCCAAGGACGGCCGCTACGGCCCGTACGTGACCGAGATCCTGCCCGAGGGCACGCCGAAGACCGGCAAGAACGCGGTCAAGCCGCGCACCGCCTCGCTGTTCAAGACGATGTCGCTGGACACCGTCACCCTGGAGGACGCGCTGCGGCTGCTCTCGCTGCCGCGCGTGGTCGGCACCGACCCCGAGGGCGCGGAGATCACCGCGCAGAACGGCCGCTACGGCCCGTACCTCAAGCGCGGCACCGACTCGCGCTCGCTCAGCAGCGAGGACCAGCTCTTCACGATCACCCTCGAGGAGGCGCTGGCGATCTACGCCCAGCCCAAGCAGCGCGGCCGGGCCGCCGCCGCTCCGCCGCTCAAGGAGCTGGGCACGGACCCGGTCAGCGAGCGCCCGGTGGTGGTCAAGGACGGCCGGTTCGGCCCCTACGTGACCGACGGCGAGACCAACGCCACGCTGCGCAAGGACGACGACGTCGAGACCATCACGCCGGAGCGCGGCTACGAGCTGCTCGCCGAGAAGCGGGCGCGCGGGCCGGTGAAGAAGGCGGCGAAGAAGGCCCCGGCGAAGAAGGCGGCGGCCAAGAAGACGACCACCACGAAGACGGCGGCGACCAAGACCGCCGCCAAGAAGACGGCCGCGAAGAAGACCACGACCACCAAGACCACCACCGCGAAGACGGCGGCCAAGAAGACGGCCGCGAAGAAGGCAGCGGCCGGCAAGCCCACCGCCACCGACGAGGGCTGA
- the tmk gene encoding dTMP kinase, whose product MTSEEQPTPSAAPAARATGPDLPEVAPAGTPADRARALLRTRPYRRLWTTQLIGGTADRLGLLVLLALTVIAAAQGGQLGDLPRNLAFATAAVLAVRVVATGLVGVALLEPVHQLVTGKLDRRWTLFGADVLRALLIGIAPWWTVWLGSGPKPSGAATYVLLATVFLTGAAERVWGIAKAAAVPGLLPPANPPSLPAIGQEGPMRPSDEQRPAAANLDTVRSIDRFTGWVTVPLGAVALVVLTLVNNIGAALGSDWLRAHQLTFAALGAAGLFAAAAVRGYLQQLPGGPVTVAPHSPLTGLRAPTDATPGPALSKGRTGSAPYFTFAVAAGFASMAGVAALALLTAAEHRAGPIGYGLVVLAAAGAPALGAGLTRSTLPSLSRRRLLALALLTEGVALILAGLVLDFVLVLLLTVLAGLAAGIVVSTGRTLLAQEVEEARLARVTEHLYAVLRAVVAAALVAVPLIAAAYGDVEYGTVEPGSFTFIHGGAALAVATSGLLTLVLAAVVLLRTDDRRGTVPFGRDLMDAVRGGGGPVPHRGAGTGFFIALEGGDGAGKSTQAQALAEWIRGKGHEVVLTREPGGSPVGQRLRGLVLDVGNTGLSHRAEALIYAADRAEHVENVIRPALARGAVVITDRYMDSSIAYQGAGRDLAATEVARISRWATGGLLPDLTVVLDVDPTRARERFTEALDRLESEPTEFHQRVRAGFLALAAADPARYLVVDGSQAPGFVTTAIRHRLDRELPLSEQEKAARAEQERLAKEEAERRAAEEARRRAEEEAAERKRQEVLAQLRAEQAEKERLAKEEAERIAAEARRKAEEEARRRAEEEARRRAEEEARRRAEEEARLAAEAVERKRIADEAAAQAELQRQRELAREEQRRRAEEALQRAEEARLAQAAALAAAAAAAETASGRAGSDSDRTGAGSDRAGSGSDQVGSDRPGSGPAGSDQAGSARSDAGPSARDAATTQLRAVRDTPQGAPEGLGDEATRELTLRDRQAAVRAAGTADATARLPRVPTTVDETAVLPKVPAADETAVLPKVPAVDETAVLPRVEPGSGEPGRSGESGDSTRELPVVDGRSATVPPFGAQPAVDPQPTAERPRPEWAEETPMDDLPSLTDTLLGSRDEWARWEQGGGDQGRTGPRDGGDRRGGGDRGEDGGKGKGRRWGRRG is encoded by the coding sequence ATGACGAGCGAGGAGCAGCCCACCCCCAGCGCCGCCCCGGCCGCCAGAGCCACCGGGCCCGACCTGCCCGAGGTCGCGCCCGCCGGAACCCCCGCGGACCGGGCCCGGGCACTGTTGCGGACCCGGCCCTATCGGCGCCTGTGGACCACCCAGCTGATCGGCGGCACCGCCGACCGGCTCGGGCTGCTGGTGCTGCTCGCGCTCACCGTGATCGCCGCCGCCCAGGGCGGTCAGCTCGGCGACCTGCCGCGCAACCTCGCCTTCGCCACCGCCGCCGTCCTGGCCGTCCGGGTGGTGGCCACCGGGCTGGTCGGCGTGGCGCTGCTGGAGCCGGTGCACCAGCTGGTCACCGGGAAGCTCGACCGGCGCTGGACGCTGTTCGGCGCGGACGTGCTGCGCGCCCTGCTGATCGGCATCGCGCCGTGGTGGACGGTCTGGCTGGGCTCCGGCCCGAAGCCCTCCGGCGCGGCCACCTATGTGCTGCTCGCCACCGTGTTCCTCACCGGGGCCGCCGAGCGGGTGTGGGGGATCGCCAAGGCCGCCGCCGTCCCCGGGCTGCTGCCGCCGGCCAACCCTCCCTCCTTGCCCGCCATCGGGCAGGAGGGGCCCATGCGCCCGTCCGACGAGCAGCGGCCGGCCGCCGCCAACCTGGACACCGTCCGGAGCATCGACCGGTTCACCGGCTGGGTCACCGTGCCGCTCGGCGCCGTCGCCCTGGTCGTCCTCACCCTGGTCAACAACATCGGCGCGGCGCTCGGGTCGGACTGGCTGCGCGCCCACCAGCTGACCTTCGCGGCGCTCGGCGCGGCCGGCCTGTTCGCCGCCGCGGCCGTCCGCGGCTACCTCCAGCAGCTGCCCGGCGGCCCGGTGACCGTCGCCCCGCACTCGCCGCTGACCGGGCTGCGCGCCCCGACCGACGCGACCCCCGGTCCCGCCCTGAGCAAGGGCCGCACCGGCAGCGCCCCGTACTTCACCTTCGCCGTCGCGGCCGGCTTCGCCTCGATGGCGGGCGTCGCCGCGCTGGCGCTGCTCACCGCCGCCGAGCACCGGGCCGGGCCGATCGGCTACGGCCTGGTCGTGCTCGCCGCGGCCGGCGCTCCCGCGCTGGGAGCCGGACTCACCCGGTCCACCCTGCCCTCGCTCTCCCGCCGCCGGCTGCTCGCGCTGGCGCTGCTCACCGAGGGCGTCGCGCTGATCCTGGCCGGGCTGGTGCTGGACTTCGTGCTGGTGCTGCTGCTCACGGTGCTGGCCGGGCTGGCCGCCGGGATCGTCGTCTCGACCGGGCGCACCCTGCTCGCCCAGGAGGTCGAGGAGGCCCGGCTGGCCAGGGTCACCGAGCACCTGTACGCGGTGCTGCGGGCCGTGGTCGCCGCCGCGCTGGTCGCCGTCCCGCTGATCGCCGCGGCCTACGGGGACGTCGAGTACGGCACCGTCGAGCCCGGCTCCTTCACCTTCATCCACGGCGGCGCCGCCCTCGCGGTCGCCACCTCGGGGCTGCTCACCCTGGTTCTCGCCGCCGTCGTGCTGCTGCGCACCGACGACCGGCGCGGCACCGTGCCGTTCGGCCGGGACCTGATGGACGCGGTGCGCGGTGGCGGCGGCCCGGTGCCGCACCGGGGCGCGGGCACCGGCTTCTTCATCGCCCTGGAGGGCGGCGACGGCGCCGGAAAGTCCACCCAGGCCCAGGCGCTCGCCGAGTGGATCCGCGGCAAGGGGCACGAGGTCGTGCTCACCCGCGAGCCCGGTGGCAGCCCCGTCGGGCAGCGGCTGCGCGGGCTCGTCCTGGACGTCGGCAACACCGGCCTGTCGCACCGCGCCGAGGCGCTGATCTACGCCGCCGACCGCGCCGAGCACGTCGAGAACGTCATCCGGCCGGCCCTCGCCCGCGGCGCCGTGGTGATCACCGACCGGTACATGGACTCCTCCATCGCCTACCAGGGCGCCGGGCGCGACCTGGCCGCCACCGAGGTCGCCCGGATCTCCCGCTGGGCGACCGGCGGGCTGCTGCCCGACCTGACCGTGGTGCTGGACGTCGACCCGACCAGGGCCCGGGAGCGCTTCACCGAGGCGCTGGACCGGCTGGAGTCGGAGCCCACCGAGTTCCACCAGCGGGTCCGGGCCGGCTTCCTCGCCCTCGCGGCCGCCGACCCGGCGCGCTACCTGGTCGTGGACGGCAGCCAGGCCCCCGGCTTCGTCACCACCGCCATCCGGCACCGGCTCGACCGCGAGCTGCCGCTCTCCGAGCAGGAGAAGGCCGCCCGCGCCGAACAGGAACGGCTGGCCAAGGAGGAGGCCGAGCGGCGCGCCGCCGAGGAGGCCCGTCGGCGGGCCGAGGAGGAGGCGGCCGAGCGCAAGCGGCAGGAGGTGCTGGCGCAGCTGCGGGCCGAGCAGGCCGAGAAGGAGCGACTGGCCAAGGAGGAGGCCGAGCGAATCGCCGCCGAGGCCCGACGCAAGGCCGAGGAGGAGGCCCGCCGCCGGGCGGAGGAGGAAGCGCGCCGGCGAGCCGAGGAGGAGGCGCGCCGACGGGCCGAGGAAGAGGCCCGGCTGGCCGCGGAGGCCGTCGAGCGCAAGCGGATCGCCGACGAGGCGGCCGCCCAGGCGGAGCTCCAGCGGCAGCGGGAGCTGGCGCGCGAGGAGCAGCGGCGCCGTGCGGAGGAGGCGCTGCAGCGGGCCGAGGAGGCCCGGCTGGCGCAGGCCGCGGCGCTCGCGGCGGCCGCAGCGGCGGCGGAGACGGCTTCGGGTCGGGCCGGGTCGGATTCCGACCGGACCGGGGCTGGGTCGGATCGGGCTGGGTCCGGGTCGGATCAGGTCGGGTCGGATCGGCCGGGTTCGGGTCCGGCGGGTTCGGATCAGGCGGGTTCGGCTCGGTCGGATGCGGGGCCGTCGGCCAGGGACGCGGCCACGACGCAGCTGCGGGCGGTCCGGGACACGCCGCAGGGCGCGCCGGAGGGCCTCGGCGACGAGGCGACGCGGGAGCTGACGCTGCGCGACCGGCAGGCGGCCGTCCGGGCGGCGGGGACCGCCGACGCGACCGCCCGGCTGCCCCGGGTGCCGACGACCGTGGACGAGACGGCGGTGCTGCCCAAGGTGCCGGCGGCTGACGAGACGGCCGTGCTGCCGAAGGTGCCCGCCGTGGACGAGACCGCGGTGCTGCCGCGGGTCGAGCCGGGTTCCGGGGAGCCGGGGCGTTCCGGGGAGTCGGGGGACAGCACTCGTGAGCTGCCGGTGGTGGACGGTCGGTCCGCCACTGTGCCGCCGTTCGGCGCCCAGCCGGCGGTCGACCCGCAGCCGACCGCCGAGCGGCCCCGGCCGGAGTGGGCCGAGGAGACGCCGATGGACGACCTGCCGAGCCTGACCGACACCCTGCTCGGCTCGCGTGACGAGTGGGCGCGCTGGGAGCAGGGCGGCGGCGACCAGGGCCGGACGGGTCCGCGTGACGGCGGGGACCGGCGCGGCGGAGGCGACCGCGGCGAGGACGGCGGCAAGGGCAAGGGCCGGCGCTGGGGTCGCCGGGGCTGA
- a CDS encoding DNA polymerase III subunit delta', which translates to MAVWDDLVGQDRVVDQLTAAARAAGATVEAGRGAAPAQGGNASLMTHAWLFTGPPGAGQVTAARAFAAALQCTSPDLALGGTPGCGFCDGCHTVLAGSHADVKYVRTDGLSIGVGDMRDLVLRASSYPTGGRWSVILVDAAHRLTEAAANALLKGVEEPSPRTVWLLCAPSVQDVLPTIRSRCRLLVLRTPAAEAVADMLVRRDGVDPETARLAALAGQGDVERARRLAVDEQARTRRAEVLRIPLEVADIGGCLTAAQRLVDTAKADAEALAETQDAKETDDLKAAYGAAEGGKAPRGMAGAVKELEKRQKSRATRTRRETLGVALLDLLGFYRDVLAIQLGSTGALANEDQRQALNRVAQAGPAEGTLRRIEAVLACRTALDRNVDPLLAVEAMTVALRAG; encoded by the coding sequence GTGGCCGTCTGGGACGACCTGGTGGGCCAGGATCGGGTGGTCGACCAGCTGACCGCCGCGGCCCGGGCGGCCGGGGCGACGGTCGAGGCCGGTCGCGGTGCCGCTCCGGCCCAGGGCGGGAACGCCTCCCTGATGACGCACGCCTGGCTGTTCACCGGCCCGCCCGGTGCCGGGCAGGTCACCGCGGCGCGCGCCTTCGCCGCCGCCCTCCAGTGCACCAGCCCCGACCTCGCGCTCGGCGGCACGCCCGGCTGCGGGTTCTGCGACGGCTGCCACACCGTGCTGGCCGGCAGCCACGCCGACGTCAAGTACGTGCGGACGGACGGTCTGTCCATCGGCGTCGGCGACATGCGCGACCTGGTGCTGCGCGCCTCCAGCTACCCGACCGGCGGCCGCTGGTCGGTGATCCTGGTGGACGCCGCCCACCGGCTCACCGAGGCCGCCGCGAACGCACTGCTCAAGGGTGTGGAGGAACCCTCCCCGCGCACCGTCTGGCTGCTCTGCGCCCCCTCCGTCCAGGACGTGCTGCCGACCATCCGCTCGCGCTGCCGCCTGTTGGTGCTGCGCACGCCCGCCGCCGAGGCGGTCGCCGACATGCTGGTCCGCCGCGACGGCGTCGACCCGGAGACCGCCCGGCTGGCCGCGCTCGCCGGGCAGGGCGACGTCGAGCGGGCGCGCCGCCTCGCCGTCGACGAGCAGGCCCGCACCCGCCGCGCCGAGGTGCTGCGGATCCCGCTGGAGGTCGCCGACATCGGTGGCTGCCTGACGGCCGCCCAGCGCCTGGTCGACACCGCCAAGGCCGACGCCGAGGCGCTCGCCGAGACCCAGGACGCCAAGGAGACGGACGACCTGAAGGCCGCCTACGGCGCCGCCGAGGGCGGCAAGGCGCCGCGCGGCATGGCCGGGGCGGTCAAGGAACTGGAGAAGCGGCAGAAGAGCCGCGCCACCCGCACCCGCCGGGAGACCCTCGGGGTCGCGCTGCTCGACCTGCTCGGCTTCTACCGGGACGTTCTGGCGATCCAGCTCGGCTCCACCGGTGCGCTCGCCAACGAGGACCAGCGGCAGGCGTTGAACCGGGTCGCCCAGGCCGGGCCGGCCGAGGGCACGCTGCGCCGGATCGAGGCGGTGCTCGCCTGTCGCACGGCGCTGGACCGCAACGTGGACCCGCTGCTCGCGGTCGAGGCGATGACGGTGGCGCTGCGGGCGGGCTGA